Genomic window (Phragmites australis chromosome 5, lpPhrAust1.1, whole genome shotgun sequence):
ATTTACAATCCTTCTTTGCTTCTCCTCTTGCACGAATATGTTCATTTGATTAGGATGTTAATGTTTTCATTCAAATAATGCACATCTTTAACCAcgtttctcttttgttgtttatatcTTTCAGGTCAAATTTTCACCGATGTTGTTGGAAGCCCTTACTATGTAGCTCCAGAAGTGCTGCACAAATGTTATGGACCAGAAGCTGATGTGTGGACAGCTGGAGTGATTCTTTATATACTGCTAAGTGGTGTACCGCCATTTTGGGCAGGTacaatttctttctttgttaTTCCCTTCCTATCTTTAATGAATTTTGTGGTTATGTCCTCCAGTCACAATAAAAAGACCCCTAGAATGCATGTGGTTAAACCATtgattttgaccaaagataTTGGCATTTTATTGACTCTGAATATTCAAAGTCATTTCTGTAATGGAGGAAGTATCTTTTACTTTTCTAGATTGATTTTCTGAACCTACTCATTGCAGAGACACAGCAAGGAATATTTGATGCTGTATTAAAAGGTGTCATTGATTTTGATTCGGATCCCTGGCCTGTGATCTCTGATAGCGCGAAGGATCTTATAAGAAGAATGTTGAATCCTCGCCCAGCGGAGCGCCTAACAGCCCATGAAGTTCTATGTTAGTTTCATCTGCAAATAGCTCTTTTCTTCCCTTCCCTCCACTAATATGGTTGGTTTCTTGAATATACTGTACATAGAACTTCATGTATATGCTAAATATGGTTACTTGAAATATTTCTGTGGTGAGCATTGATTGTGCACCTAACTTTTTAACGCCTAATATAAATATCTGCACAACGCATGTGCAATTGtttgaaaaatatattaaagCATATTTTTCTTGCGTTCAGGTCATCCGTGGATTTGTGACCACGGAGTTGCTCCTGATCGGCCTCTTGATCCAGCTGTCCTTTCTCGCATTAAGCAGTTCTCAGCAATGAATAAGTTGAAGAAGATGGCTTTGAGGGTAAGTGCATTTCTTTTCCTTTAGAATGGATTATATAGTTATTTTCACAGCTGTATCGATACAACTTCATCCTGCTCAACCATGAAGTTTCTACCATTTGCTTTATGCTTGCTGAGTGTCTAGCATAGTAACTGTCCAGTGAAGTCTAGTATTTCCTCTACATTACATGAAAAGTACTTCCATATTTCGGGATGCCTTTGGACTCATGACTCTGATTGGCATGATTTATGGTTTGTAGAGCTCAACTGATTCCCTTATGTTGAATTGCCAATTGCCCTACTATCATTACCCAATATTACTAGTATCGCTGCTATTAGCCCAAGATTACTGGTATTTTTGGTATATGGTTAGTTAGATGGCGGCATCATTCTTATTTCACTCCATTGTATTGAAGCAcctgtacatattttttttttgttaataaACGATTTGTATTTGTTCTACCAGGTCATTGCTGAGAGCCTCTCGGAGGAGGAGATAGCAGGACTGAAGGAGATGTTCACGACAATGGACACAGATAACAGTGGTGCAATTACATACGATGAGCTGAAAGAAGGCTTGAGAAAATATGGTTCCACACTAAAGGATACTGAAATTCGTGATCTTATGGAGGCGGTAAGTTTgttgaaaatcaagtaaaaattTAAATGCCTGTTCAGACTTTCTTTTTGGTTTAGATCAGGTATGAGGCAGCTTTAGCTTGTCCACAGAAAAGGGCCTTACCCTTAGGTTTTAGGCAGCAGGTTTCTTGCACATGTACATATAGGCCCTAATCTTGCAGATGCAGTTTTATGATTAGTATTCTTAGATGTGTGATTGTATTCATTTGCGTGAAAACATCACCGATGACTAGGATTTGAATATCTGTTATGCCTTGGATATTGTTCTGTATAATATATGCACTGTATATTTGCCAGAGCTAGGGATGATTTTGATGCGAAGATCTCCCTTAACACAAAACTAATGCATTTGACTGATACATTCCAGAATTTTGAGGTTGAATAaactttttttctcattttcattTATTCTGTTTGTCCTGTGATGTCCCAACTCAAAGAGAAACAGTACATGTTTGGGGTATTATAGAGCCCAAACTTCAGTGAAGCAGCAATCATTTTGTTTCTGGTGAACTTGTGATTATATGCTAATGCGAAATGTCTATGAacttcatttgattttgcatGTCTTCATGGTTCAGTTAACGGTCTCTTCCATATTGAGGCTACGTTTTATGATATAAGGATTTTAGAATTAATTTTAGAATTGGCCCTTTTTGTAGGAATCGTGAGTGGGGGTGTTACCCACCTGAACTTAAATTTTTGGAATTAATACCCACATGTCAAGTACTTacattttttggtttttaatcATTTTAGGCAGATGTAGACAACAGCGGAACCATTGATTATATAGAATTCATTGCTGCTACATTGCACCTCAATAAACTAGAGCGCGAGGAACATCTTGTGGCAGCCTTTTCATATTTTGACAAGGATGGCAGTGGTTACATTACAGTGGATGAGCTTCAGGAAGCTTGCAAAGAGCATAACATGCCAGATGCTTTTCTTGATGACGTCATTAACGAAGCTGATCAGGATAATGTAAGTACTTTGATACTTGTACGGTGTACTGTTTTTCATATATTGACCGTTTTGTTAGAGTGTATACAATTCGAGTTAACTCAATTCAAGAAGGACGTTGCATTAGTAGCCATGCGTCGACAAGAATGTAATACCTGAACTGCGTagactaatttttttatcaggACAATTAAGGTCTGAATGCTTGCCGAGTGATACATATGGAACCTGAAGATGTATTGTACCATTGCAGAACGTATAAATTCCATAGCCCTTGATGTTTGTGGTGTTTCTTCAGTACGTAATTAAGTGAAAATGTTTACGGCTGTATGAATCAATGCATTATGCATACGACTTACTATCTCGCTTCTTTTTTGACGTGAATACTATCTCACTTTGTACGACAGTGATCTAATTTCCCTTATTTTGTTCTTTTCCATCAGGATGGCCGCATTGATTACGGGGAATTTGTTGCCATGATGACAAAGGGAAATATGGGTGTTGGGAGAAGAACAATGAGAAACAGCTTGAACATAAGCATGAGAGACGCACCTGATGCACTCTAAGTCTGAACTTCCAAGAAGTAAAGATTTTGGAGCTTATTTTGATCCTCTCCACGGACTCCGCTTGTAATTTTTGTATGCTGTCAGTTGTAGCATTGTAGGTGTGTGTTTCTGGGGACTCTAGTTTAACCCCTATTGTTACTTCGGTGAAATGTGTGAAAAAAAATGTCATGCGTGAGTTGGTTTGCAAATGTTCATATCCACTAATTGCAAGTCGTCATCCAGAGTCTGTACATAACGTAACGTCTGTAACTGTGGATATTCGAAATCTTTACACGAAATCTGGAATTTGGCTTATATGCTTTTGATGGTTTATCATGTTGTGCAATGAGTTGAGACGGGTGTGGCTGTGCGGTAATCACAATGCTGAATGGAAAAAATAGGTATCAAGCACCGGAGGCAAGCAGAGGTTGCTGAGTGGCTGTGCTGTAAGTAAGCCTGCAATCTGTTTTGGAAAAATGAAAATTTCAGGCTAGCTTATACGTTTGTAATGCCCGTACAACGAGTTTGGGACGGACGTGGCTGTGCTGTAATCACATTGCTGAATGGAATGCAGAGGTAGCACGCACCGTCACCGGACTACCGGAGGCAAGCAGAGGTTGCTGAATGGCTGTGCTGTTGTGATCGTATTTGCTTAAATGAACAAttatttttcgtatttacaattttagcacatgtattcggcacacagtaTGCCAAAAATGATTTTTCGGTACACGATGTACCAAAAAAgatattttcggcacaccgtgtgccgaatacactgtattcggcacacggtgtgccgaaaatgactgtattcggcacaccgtgtgccgaatac
Coding sequences:
- the LOC133919532 gene encoding calcium-dependent protein kinase 5-like yields the protein MGNTCGITLRSKYFSSFRGGASQRHDAAGYSPVATAADEPAPHGNGKRASRPGETAADADAAAPPPAPGMRRGAPAPAELTANVLGHTTPSLHDHYALGRKLGQGQFGTTYLCTDLATGVDYACKSIAKRKLITREDVEDVRREIQIMHHLAGHRNVIAIKGAYEDQQYVHIVMELCAGGELFDRIIQRGHYSERKAAELTRIIVGVVEACHSLGVMHRDLKPENFLLANKDDDMFLKAIDFGLSVFFKPGQIFTDVVGSPYYVAPEVLHKCYGPEADVWTAGVILYILLSGVPPFWAETQQGIFDAVLKGVIDFDSDPWPVISDSAKDLIRRMLNPRPAERLTAHEVLCHPWICDHGVAPDRPLDPAVLSRIKQFSAMNKLKKMALRVIAESLSEEEIAGLKEMFTTMDTDNSGAITYDELKEGLRKYGSTLKDTEIRDLMEAADVDNSGTIDYIEFIAATLHLNKLEREEHLVAAFSYFDKDGSGYITVDELQEACKEHNMPDAFLDDVINEADQDNDGRIDYGEFVAMMTKGNMGVGRRTMRNSLNISMRDAPDAL